From one Rhizobium lentis genomic stretch:
- the tmk gene encoding dTMP kinase, with amino-acid sequence MSSGTGLFVTFEGGEGAGKSTQIRRLAEALKGEGHEVLVTREPGGSPGAEAVRHVLLSGAAEAFGTRMEAILFAAARNDHVEEVIRPALAAGKIVLCDRFMDSSRVYQGITGNLEPDFIETLQRVAINGVMPDCTLILDIPAKVGLERAQKRSASDAPDRFEKERLETHEKRREAFLDIAAREPERCHVVDAMQTEEAIAAEILAIVKRLQSPADRARMPEAAHHE; translated from the coding sequence TTGTCATCCGGTACGGGACTGTTCGTTACATTTGAAGGCGGGGAAGGCGCGGGAAAATCCACGCAGATCCGCCGCCTTGCCGAGGCGCTGAAGGGCGAAGGTCACGAGGTGCTGGTGACGCGGGAGCCGGGCGGCTCGCCGGGCGCAGAGGCCGTGCGCCACGTGCTCTTGTCGGGCGCTGCCGAGGCCTTCGGCACGCGGATGGAGGCGATCCTCTTTGCGGCAGCGCGCAACGACCATGTCGAAGAGGTGATCCGGCCAGCCCTTGCCGCCGGCAAGATCGTGCTCTGCGACCGCTTCATGGATTCCTCGCGTGTCTACCAGGGCATCACAGGCAATCTCGAACCCGATTTCATCGAGACGCTGCAGCGGGTCGCGATCAACGGCGTCATGCCGGATTGCACCCTGATCCTGGATATTCCCGCGAAGGTCGGCCTGGAGCGGGCGCAGAAGCGCAGCGCTTCGGACGCTCCCGATCGCTTCGAGAAGGAGCGACTCGAAACGCATGAAAAGCGGCGCGAGGCCTTTCTCGATATCGCCGCCCGTGAGCCGGAGCGCTGCCACGTGGTTGACGCCATGCAGACGGAAGAGGCGATCGCTGCCGAGATCCTGGCGATCGTCAAGCGGCTCCAGTCGCCCGCAGACCGGGCTCGAATGCCGGAAGCCGCCCATCATGAGTGA
- a CDS encoding RidA family protein: MSHAIKHLLIGGLIIMTIGVPTTTTANEADLKLNIVNPKTLYDPTPNGYSTAVIVPGGARLAYISGQGGQDSTGALSPDFAVQVKQAYANLRSALDALGARPDQVAKLTVFVVDHDMSKLEVLTRNVKDMFGEALPAQTLVPVPKLAIDPMLFEVEAVVILE; encoded by the coding sequence ATGTCACACGCCATCAAACATCTGCTTATTGGAGGGCTGATCATCATGACTATCGGAGTTCCCACGACAACGACGGCGAATGAGGCAGACCTCAAGCTCAACATCGTCAATCCAAAGACCCTCTACGACCCCACGCCGAATGGCTATAGCACGGCGGTGATCGTGCCCGGCGGCGCCCGGTTGGCCTATATTTCCGGACAGGGCGGCCAGGACAGCACCGGAGCCTTGTCCCCGGACTTCGCCGTCCAGGTTAAGCAGGCCTATGCAAATTTACGCAGCGCCCTCGACGCACTCGGCGCAAGGCCGGATCAGGTCGCCAAGCTGACGGTCTTCGTCGTCGATCACGACATGTCCAAGCTCGAGGTGCTGACCAGGAATGTCAAAGACATGTTCGGCGAGGCCCTGCCGGCGCAGACCCTTGTTCCCGTTCCCAAACTTGCAATCGATCCGATGCTCTTCGAAGTCGAAGCCGTCGTCATTCTGGAATAG
- a CDS encoding MFS transporter, producing the protein MKPIIAEQGETVAERRYSVRWALASLCLSVLLPSLGTSIANVGLPAIAQAFDGSFQDAQWIMLAYLLAITTLVVSVGRLGDMTGRRRLLLLGILLFTLASVLCGLAPALWLMTAARAVQGLGAAMMMALAMAFVGETVPKARTGSVMGLLGTMSAIGTALGPSLGGALIAGLGWPAIFLINVPLGVVSFTLAYRFLPADISKGKTERAGFDMAGTVLLALTLSAYALAMTIGRGSFGLLNLSLLTAAAFGTGLFVFSESKAASPLIRLAVLRDPMLSASLAMNALVSTVMMATLVVAPFYLSGALGLSEAAVGAVMSVGPVISILSGVPAGRLVDRLEAPFVITAGLVAMTTGAIALAVLPGTAGYIAAIAILTPGYQLFQAANNTAVMADVGPGQRGVISGTLNLSRNLGLITGASVMGAVFAQASGTSDVAMARPEAIHSGMQITFAIAAILIAAALAIAAAIYRRGRAPARH; encoded by the coding sequence TTGAAGCCGATCATTGCAGAACAAGGCGAAACAGTCGCCGAACGCCGCTATTCCGTCCGCTGGGCGCTCGCCAGCCTTTGCCTCTCCGTGCTGCTGCCATCGCTCGGCACGAGCATCGCCAATGTCGGCCTGCCGGCCATTGCACAGGCATTCGACGGCTCTTTCCAGGACGCGCAATGGATCATGCTGGCCTATCTCCTGGCCATCACCACCCTGGTCGTCAGCGTCGGGCGGCTCGGCGACATGACCGGCCGCAGACGGCTCCTGCTTCTCGGCATCCTGCTATTCACGCTAGCCTCCGTCCTCTGCGGGCTTGCGCCGGCGCTCTGGCTGATGACCGCCGCGCGTGCGGTGCAAGGTCTCGGCGCGGCCATGATGATGGCCCTTGCCATGGCTTTTGTCGGCGAGACGGTACCGAAGGCGAGGACCGGCAGCGTCATGGGGCTGCTCGGAACCATGTCGGCGATTGGTACCGCTCTCGGCCCGTCGCTCGGCGGCGCCCTGATCGCCGGGCTCGGCTGGCCGGCAATCTTCCTTATCAACGTGCCGCTCGGCGTCGTCAGCTTCACTCTCGCCTATCGCTTTCTGCCTGCCGATATCAGCAAGGGCAAAACCGAGCGGGCCGGTTTTGACATGGCCGGCACCGTGCTGCTTGCCCTGACGCTTTCGGCCTATGCACTGGCGATGACGATCGGGCGGGGCAGCTTCGGCTTGCTGAACCTCTCCCTGCTGACGGCTGCCGCTTTCGGGACCGGTCTCTTCGTCTTCTCCGAGTCGAAAGCGGCGTCGCCGCTGATCCGATTGGCGGTGTTGCGCGATCCCATGCTGAGCGCCAGCCTGGCTATGAACGCGCTCGTCTCGACGGTGATGATGGCGACGCTGGTGGTCGCGCCGTTCTATCTCTCCGGCGCGCTCGGGCTCAGCGAGGCGGCCGTTGGCGCCGTCATGTCGGTTGGCCCCGTCATCTCCATCCTCAGCGGCGTTCCGGCCGGCCGCCTGGTCGATCGTCTGGAGGCGCCATTCGTAATCACCGCAGGCCTTGTCGCCATGACGACCGGCGCCATCGCACTTGCCGTGCTTCCGGGAACGGCCGGCTACATCGCCGCCATCGCCATCCTGACGCCCGGTTACCAGCTGTTCCAGGCGGCCAACAACACCGCCGTCATGGCAGATGTCGGCCCCGGCCAGCGCGGTGTCATCTCGGGCACGCTCAATCTGTCGCGCAATCTCGGGCTGATTACCGGCGCATCCGTCATGGGCGCGGTATTCGCGCAGGCGTCGGGGACATCGGATGTCGCGATGGCACGTCCCGAGGCCATTCATTCGGGGATGCAGATCACCTTTGCCATCGCCGCCATATTGATCGCTGCGGCACTGGCTATCGCGGCCGCGATTTACCGCCGAGGCCGCGCGCCCGCGCGGCACTGA
- a CDS encoding septal ring lytic transglycosylase RlpA family protein, with translation MRLENGAASFATTARWLAISAMCATVAACGTTQAVPKKRAHGKEYFSESEYGVKASPRVATGNNIPKGGGRYVVGNPYEVKGKWYYPKEDFAYNKVGVASWYGSAFHGRLTANGEVYDQMHLSAAHPTFPLPSYARVTNLENGSSVVVRVNDRGPYHEGRIIDLSNKTADMLDLQHSGTGKVRVQYVGRARMDGRDMPYLMASYVPKGSRIPGVNPEGQIATGVMVASNSRKITRDQLQSAEDYETPANVPVPMSATSYAGSTPSARYNAAPALAPSAHVLVAPSAPSSKAAPAVDQMVVLPDIGPMPYERPYGSQRSLALGYQNEAVKTVTVDLAFDAVMVRNDGLTQASILASAKRQQAKSAAR, from the coding sequence ATGAGATTGGAAAACGGGGCGGCGTCTTTCGCAACGACAGCGCGGTGGCTGGCGATATCGGCGATGTGCGCGACGGTTGCAGCGTGCGGTACGACACAGGCCGTGCCGAAGAAAAGAGCCCACGGCAAGGAATACTTCTCTGAATCCGAGTATGGCGTGAAGGCTAGCCCCCGGGTCGCCACCGGCAACAATATCCCGAAGGGCGGCGGCCGCTACGTGGTCGGCAACCCTTACGAGGTGAAAGGCAAGTGGTATTATCCGAAGGAAGACTTTGCCTATAACAAGGTCGGTGTCGCCTCCTGGTATGGCTCTGCCTTTCACGGGCGCCTGACGGCGAATGGCGAAGTCTACGACCAGATGCACCTTTCCGCCGCGCACCCAACGTTCCCGCTGCCGAGTTACGCGCGTGTCACCAATCTTGAAAACGGCTCCTCCGTCGTCGTGCGTGTCAACGATCGCGGCCCCTATCACGAAGGCCGCATCATCGACCTTTCCAACAAGACGGCCGACATGCTGGATCTGCAGCACAGCGGCACCGGCAAGGTGCGTGTGCAATATGTCGGCCGCGCCCGCATGGACGGCCGCGACATGCCCTATCTGATGGCCTCCTACGTGCCGAAGGGCAGCCGCATTCCCGGCGTCAATCCAGAAGGGCAGATCGCAACCGGCGTGATGGTCGCCTCCAATAGCCGCAAGATCACCCGCGATCAGTTGCAGAGTGCGGAAGATTACGAAACGCCGGCCAACGTGCCGGTGCCGATGTCGGCGACCTCCTATGCCGGCTCGACGCCGAGCGCGCGCTACAATGCGGCGCCGGCCCTTGCGCCGTCCGCCCATGTTCTGGTGGCGCCATCGGCTCCTTCGTCAAAGGCCGCGCCCGCCGTCGATCAGATGGTGGTGCTGCCGGACATCGGTCCCATGCCCTATGAGCGTCCCTATGGCTCGCAGCGCTCCCTGGCGCTCGGTTATCAAAACGAGGCGGTGAAGACGGTGACGGTCGATCTCGCCTTCGACGCGGTGATGGTGCGCAATGACGGGCTGACGCAGGCCTCGATCCTTGCCTCGGCCAAGCGCCAGCAGGCAAAATCCGCGGCACGCTGA
- a CDS encoding DNA polymerase III subunit delta' — translation MSEDRPGLLDGAIWPAENTRLFGHGEAEAFLAQSYRSGKGHHAILIEGPEGIGKATLAFRFANYVLSHPDPATAPETIGDPDPASAVSRQIASGASHNLLHLARPADEKSGKVKSAITVDEVRRAGKFFSQTSGTGNWRIVIIDPADDMNRNAANAILKILEEPPKRALFLVLSHAPGRLLPTIRSRCLPLKLAPLADEALVAALAHLGLSGGGGVLSAAKGSVGEALKLLNYGGGDIIACYDEVLSAEGPMARKAMHRLADTLSGKESNTIFDFFVSHVSDDIMNRARTAAGEGRIAAAERLARLYSEITERLAVSDAYNLDRKQTIISILADLKQPGL, via the coding sequence ATGAGTGAAGATAGGCCGGGACTGCTGGACGGCGCCATCTGGCCCGCGGAAAATACCAGGCTGTTCGGTCATGGGGAGGCGGAGGCCTTTCTCGCCCAATCCTACCGATCCGGCAAAGGCCATCATGCCATCCTGATCGAAGGGCCGGAGGGCATCGGCAAGGCGACGCTGGCTTTCCGCTTCGCCAATTATGTACTGTCGCATCCCGATCCCGCCACGGCGCCGGAGACGATCGGCGATCCGGATCCCGCCTCTGCCGTCAGCCGGCAGATCGCCTCCGGCGCCTCGCACAATCTCCTGCATCTCGCCCGGCCGGCGGACGAAAAGTCCGGCAAGGTGAAATCGGCGATTACCGTCGATGAGGTGCGCCGCGCCGGCAAGTTCTTCTCGCAGACCTCGGGCACCGGCAACTGGCGAATCGTCATCATCGACCCGGCTGACGACATGAACCGCAACGCGGCCAATGCCATCCTCAAAATCCTGGAGGAGCCGCCGAAGCGGGCGCTGTTCCTGGTGCTGTCGCATGCGCCGGGCCGACTGCTGCCGACGATCCGCTCGCGCTGCCTGCCGCTGAAACTGGCGCCGCTAGCCGACGAGGCCCTCGTTGCGGCGCTTGCCCATCTCGGTTTGTCAGGCGGGGGCGGCGTGCTTTCGGCGGCCAAGGGCAGCGTCGGCGAAGCGTTGAAGCTCTTGAACTATGGCGGCGGAGACATCATCGCCTGTTATGACGAGGTGCTTTCCGCCGAGGGGCCGATGGCCCGCAAGGCGATGCACCGGCTGGCCGACACGCTTTCGGGCAAGGAAAGCAACACGATCTTCGATTTCTTCGTCAGCCATGTCAGCGATGACATCATGAACCGGGCGCGTACGGCGGCGGGCGAAGGGCGGATCGCCGCGGCGGAACGGCTGGCGCGGCTCTATTCGGAAATAACTGAGCGGCTTGCCGTTTCCGACGCCTATAATCTCGACCGCAAGCAGACGATCATCAGCATTCTCGCCGATCTCAAGCAGCCGGGTCTCTAG
- a CDS encoding Ig-like domain-containing protein — MANHKPTVPDVSVHDYAPGEAIEGNLLDSASDSDGDLVQVQFVNGIRIPSKAGEPGRLTIEGKHGTLTIWSDGSYSYTVSDPASLQAGGIFGENFSFKVSDGKGGTDVANLNIGVHAPPQGQYSIDFENAPTQYPGMPDIASGYGGFKFGDKLDGNLWTVAESGGNEYVVTNPYNPFFDRVDGKLFTIEGVDVATNFDPAYAGVDALVTFEGYIDGNKVSEMSVTVYGDTIADGQHISLAALGAVDFIRFDIQPDVEPTGFPQLAFDNFTVLV, encoded by the coding sequence ATGGCAAATCACAAACCAACGGTGCCTGACGTGTCGGTCCACGATTATGCACCGGGGGAAGCCATTGAAGGAAACCTTCTCGACAGCGCCTCGGATTCCGACGGCGACCTGGTTCAGGTTCAGTTCGTCAACGGAATAAGAATTCCCAGCAAGGCGGGCGAACCTGGACGTCTCACCATCGAGGGAAAGCACGGAACGCTGACGATTTGGAGCGACGGCAGTTATAGCTACACGGTCAGTGACCCGGCCAGTCTTCAGGCCGGCGGAATCTTCGGCGAGAATTTCTCGTTCAAGGTCTCCGACGGAAAGGGCGGCACCGATGTCGCCAATCTTAACATCGGCGTCCATGCTCCTCCGCAAGGGCAGTATTCCATCGATTTCGAGAACGCTCCCACGCAATATCCTGGGATGCCGGATATCGCCTCGGGCTATGGCGGCTTCAAGTTTGGCGACAAACTCGATGGCAACCTGTGGACGGTCGCTGAATCTGGGGGCAACGAGTATGTTGTCACCAATCCCTACAATCCGTTTTTCGATCGCGTCGACGGCAAGCTCTTCACGATTGAGGGCGTCGACGTCGCGACCAATTTCGATCCGGCCTATGCGGGTGTCGATGCCCTTGTCACCTTCGAGGGCTACATCGATGGCAACAAGGTCAGCGAGATGTCGGTGACGGTCTATGGTGACACCATTGCCGATGGCCAGCATATCTCTCTGGCAGCCCTGGGCGCGGTCGATTTTATCCGCTTCGATATCCAGCCCGACGTCGAGCCGACGGGTTTTCCGCAGCTCGCATTTGACAACTTCACCGTCCTTGTCTGA
- a CDS encoding D-alanyl-D-alanine carboxypeptidase family protein, with product MLRPVLRLLACLMPLAAGAHAADGGAAGFATKAAQAYMIEASTGTVLLAKNEDQSFSPASLAKLMTMDLVFEAVTKGQITLDTEYPVSEYAWRTGGAPSRTATMFAALKSRVRVEDLIKGVAIQGANDSCIILAEGMAGSEQQFAQSMTRRAHELGMENAVFGNSTGLPDGKSRVTAREMVTLAATLQQSYPTLYPYFAQLDFEWNKIFQRNRNPLLGLDLGADGLATGFAEGEGYSIVASVQRDGRRLFLALAGIASDKERTEEAKRVLEWGLTAFESRQIFAEHEVIGAASVYGGTARTVDLVAKAPVSVYIPISNPDRLSARIVYRWPLTAPVKPDYQAGTLRIFAGSRLLREVPLYTAEAVGEGSLSSRAVDAILELGESLFFSWLWDKSAPG from the coding sequence ATGCTGAGGCCTGTGCTTCGCCTGCTTGCATGCCTGATGCCGCTCGCCGCCGGCGCCCACGCCGCCGACGGAGGCGCAGCCGGTTTCGCCACCAAGGCGGCGCAGGCCTATATGATCGAAGCCTCCACCGGCACGGTGCTGCTCGCCAAGAACGAGGATCAGAGCTTTTCGCCGGCTTCGCTCGCCAAGCTGATGACGATGGATCTCGTCTTCGAGGCAGTGACCAAGGGTCAGATCACGCTCGATACCGAATATCCCGTTTCCGAATATGCCTGGCGCACCGGCGGCGCACCGTCGAGGACGGCAACGATGTTTGCCGCTCTGAAATCGCGTGTGCGCGTCGAGGATCTGATCAAGGGCGTCGCGATCCAGGGCGCCAATGACAGCTGCATCATCCTGGCCGAGGGGATGGCTGGAAGCGAGCAGCAATTCGCCCAATCGATGACGCGCCGCGCCCACGAACTCGGCATGGAGAACGCGGTGTTCGGCAATTCCACCGGCCTTCCGGACGGCAAGAGCAGGGTGACGGCGCGCGAGATGGTGACGCTTGCCGCCACTCTCCAGCAATCCTATCCCACTCTCTATCCCTATTTCGCGCAACTGGATTTCGAATGGAACAAGATCTTCCAGCGCAACCGCAACCCGCTGCTCGGGCTCGATCTCGGCGCCGACGGGCTCGCGACCGGCTTTGCCGAGGGCGAGGGGTACTCGATCGTCGCATCGGTCCAGCGCGACGGCCGGCGGCTGTTTCTGGCGCTTGCCGGCATCGCTTCCGACAAGGAGCGGACGGAGGAGGCCAAGCGCGTGCTCGAATGGGGGCTGACCGCCTTCGAGAGCCGGCAGATTTTCGCTGAGCATGAAGTTATCGGCGCAGCCAGCGTCTATGGCGGCACGGCGCGCACCGTCGATCTCGTCGCCAAGGCGCCGGTCAGCGTCTATATTCCTATCAGCAACCCTGACCGGCTGTCGGCGCGCATCGTCTATCGTTGGCCGCTGACAGCGCCGGTGAAGCCGGACTATCAGGCCGGCACCCTCAGGATTTTTGCCGGCAGCCGGCTGCTCAGGGAAGTGCCGCTCTATACAGCGGAAGCGGTCGGCGAGGGCTCGCTCAGCAGCCGGGCGGTCGACGCCATACTGGAACTCGGCGAATCGCTGTTCTTCTCCTGGCTCTGGGACAAGTCCGCTCCCGGCTGA
- a CDS encoding TetR/AcrR family transcriptional regulator: MAAKRGGAQDKHQRKAAPASSTEKPRSEQPLSLERIIATAVELLDAEGVDGLKMRRLADRLGAGAMSLYWHVDNKEKVFDLALDSVLAYRRPSHLIESPNWRGAVFHMLEDWRASMLRHPWSASLLPRRALGPNILGRLELLGRILSGAGVAEKDLNGAIWSLWNYVMGATITRANFDHSDEDMVAAQQRLAHLSEQYPTIERTRLLLDNDWDGTFRKGLDFLLDGLVPTQ, encoded by the coding sequence ATGGCAGCCAAACGCGGCGGCGCTCAGGACAAACATCAACGGAAAGCTGCACCGGCCTCCTCCACGGAAAAACCCCGCAGCGAACAGCCTCTTTCGCTTGAACGGATCATAGCGACAGCGGTGGAACTGCTTGATGCCGAAGGCGTCGACGGACTGAAGATGCGTCGGTTGGCCGACCGCCTCGGTGCGGGCGCCATGAGCCTCTATTGGCACGTCGACAACAAGGAGAAAGTCTTTGATCTCGCGCTCGACTCGGTGCTTGCATATCGCAGACCGTCGCATCTGATCGAATCTCCGAACTGGCGAGGCGCGGTCTTTCATATGCTCGAAGACTGGCGCGCCAGCATGCTGCGCCATCCCTGGTCGGCATCGCTGCTGCCGCGTCGGGCGCTCGGCCCGAACATCCTCGGCCGCCTGGAACTGCTGGGCAGGATCCTGTCCGGAGCCGGCGTGGCGGAGAAAGACTTGAACGGCGCGATATGGTCGCTTTGGAACTATGTGATGGGCGCCACCATCACGCGTGCGAACTTCGATCATTCCGATGAAGACATGGTCGCCGCGCAGCAGCGCCTTGCGCATCTCAGCGAACAATACCCGACGATCGAGCGTACCCGTCTGCTGTTGGATAATGATTGGGACGGCACCTTCAGGAAGGGCCTGGACTTCCTGCTTGACGGGCTTGTTCCGACACAATGA
- a CDS encoding sulfite exporter TauE/SafE family protein, with the protein MTFEPLYSISGLFVGALVGITGVGGGSLMTPLLVLLFGVHPATAVGTDLLYAAITKTAGTAVHGVHGRVNWKVVGSLAAGSVPAALLMLWLLAGVDRKSIGVTNTITSALGWLLVMTAFMLVFRGPILELARRVIGERMPPRPATILALTVILGFCLGVLVTLTSVGAGALGVTILLVLYPRLDVREIVGSDIVHAVPLTLIGGTGYWLIGEIDWPMLFALLVGSIPGIVIGSLLAPKLHERTIRIVLAVTLAVVAWKLLA; encoded by the coding sequence TTGACATTCGAGCCTCTCTATTCGATTTCGGGCCTGTTCGTCGGCGCCCTCGTGGGTATCACCGGCGTTGGCGGCGGTTCGCTGATGACACCCCTCTTGGTGTTGCTCTTCGGCGTCCATCCCGCCACTGCCGTCGGCACCGATCTTCTCTATGCGGCGATCACCAAGACGGCCGGCACTGCCGTTCACGGCGTGCACGGGCGCGTCAACTGGAAGGTCGTCGGCAGTCTCGCCGCCGGCAGCGTGCCGGCCGCCTTGCTGATGCTCTGGCTGCTGGCCGGCGTCGATCGCAAGAGTATCGGCGTCACCAACACCATTACATCGGCCCTCGGCTGGCTTCTTGTCATGACCGCATTCATGCTGGTTTTTCGCGGCCCGATCCTCGAATTGGCGCGCCGCGTCATCGGCGAACGCATGCCGCCGCGGCCGGCGACCATACTTGCCCTCACCGTCATTCTCGGGTTCTGTCTCGGCGTCCTTGTCACCTTGACCTCGGTTGGAGCTGGTGCGCTTGGAGTGACGATCCTGCTCGTTCTCTATCCCAGGCTCGATGTGCGGGAGATTGTCGGTTCCGATATCGTCCACGCCGTCCCTTTGACCTTGATCGGCGGCACCGGATACTGGCTGATCGGCGAGATAGACTGGCCGATGCTGTTTGCCCTGCTCGTCGGCTCCATTCCGGGCATTGTCATCGGAAGCCTTCTGGCGCCGAAGCTGCACGAACGCACCATCCGCATTGTCCTTGCGGTGACGCTTGCGGTTGTCGCATGGAAACTGCTGGCCTGA
- the metG gene encoding methionine--tRNA ligase: MTDKTPFYITTAISYPNGKPHIGHAYELIATDAMARYQRLDGKDVFFLTGTDEHGQKMQQTARAEGISAQALADRNSGEFQAMAELLNASNDDFIRTTQERHHETSRNIWKLMADNGDIYKDSYAGWYSVRDEAYYQENETELRADGVRYGPQGTPVEWVEEASYFFKLSEYQEKLLKHYEENPDFIGPAERRNEVISFVKSGLKDLSVSRTTFDWGIKVPNDPAHVMYVWVDALTNYLTATGYIEDRNGPRAKYWPADVHIIGKDIIRFHAVYWPAFLMSAKLPLPKRVFAHGFLLNKGEKMSKSLGNVVDPVNLVNHFGLDQVRYFFLREVSFGQDGSYSEEAIGTRINSDLANGIGNLASRSLSMIVKNCDGKIPECGPLSDEDKAMLAQADALLASTREDMGKQLIHRALASIIAVVSEADRYFAGQAPWALKKTDPARMGTVLYVTAEVVRQIAILLQPFMPESSGKLLDLVGAPADKRDFAALGKTGRLVAGTVLEAPTPVFPRYVAPEA, translated from the coding sequence ATGACAGACAAGACACCCTTCTACATCACCACCGCGATTTCCTATCCCAACGGCAAGCCGCATATCGGCCATGCCTATGAGCTGATCGCGACGGATGCGATGGCCCGTTACCAGCGGCTGGATGGCAAGGACGTCTTCTTTCTGACCGGCACCGACGAACACGGCCAGAAGATGCAGCAGACGGCGCGGGCCGAAGGGATTTCCGCGCAGGCGCTGGCCGATCGCAACTCCGGCGAATTCCAAGCGATGGCGGAGTTGCTCAACGCCTCGAACGACGACTTCATCCGCACCACGCAGGAGCGTCATCACGAGACTTCCAGGAATATCTGGAAGTTGATGGCCGATAATGGCGACATCTACAAGGACAGCTATGCCGGCTGGTATTCGGTTCGCGACGAGGCCTATTACCAGGAAAACGAGACGGAATTGCGCGCCGACGGCGTGCGCTACGGCCCCCAGGGCACGCCCGTCGAATGGGTGGAAGAGGCAAGCTATTTCTTCAAGCTCTCCGAATACCAGGAGAAGCTGCTGAAGCACTACGAGGAGAACCCCGATTTCATCGGCCCGGCCGAGCGCCGCAACGAGGTGATCTCCTTCGTCAAGTCGGGGCTCAAGGACCTCTCGGTGTCGCGCACGACCTTCGATTGGGGCATCAAGGTGCCGAACGATCCCGCCCATGTCATGTATGTCTGGGTCGACGCGCTGACCAACTACCTGACCGCGACCGGCTATATTGAGGACCGGAACGGTCCGCGGGCGAAATACTGGCCGGCGGATGTGCACATCATCGGCAAGGATATCATCCGCTTCCACGCGGTTTACTGGCCGGCCTTCCTGATGTCGGCGAAGCTGCCGCTGCCGAAGCGCGTCTTCGCCCACGGGTTCCTGCTCAACAAGGGCGAGAAGATGTCGAAGTCGCTCGGCAATGTCGTCGATCCCGTCAATCTCGTGAATCACTTCGGTCTCGACCAAGTGCGCTATTTCTTCCTGCGCGAAGTCTCCTTCGGCCAGGACGGCAGTTACAGCGAAGAGGCAATCGGCACGCGCATCAATTCCGACCTCGCCAACGGCATCGGAAACCTCGCTAGCCGGTCGCTGTCGATGATCGTCAAGAACTGCGACGGCAAGATCCCGGAATGCGGGCCGCTCAGCGACGAGGACAAGGCGATGCTGGCCCAGGCCGACGCGCTGCTTGCATCGACGCGCGAGGATATGGGCAAGCAGCTCATCCATCGTGCGCTTGCCTCGATCATTGCAGTCGTTTCGGAGGCTGACCGCTATTTCGCCGGTCAGGCGCCCTGGGCGCTGAAGAAGACCGATCCGGCGCGCATGGGCACGGTGCTTTACGTCACCGCCGAAGTCGTGCGCCAGATCGCCATCCTGCTGCAGCCTTTCATGCCGGAATCATCGGGTAAGCTGCTCGACCTCGTGGGCGCTCCCGCCGACAAGCGCGATTTTGCCGCCCTTGGCAAGACGGGCCGGCTCGTTGCCGGAACAGTGCTCGAAGCGCCGACTCCGGTCTTCCCGCGCTATGTGGCTCCGGAGGCTTGA